A region from the Antennarius striatus isolate MH-2024 chromosome 24, ASM4005453v1, whole genome shotgun sequence genome encodes:
- the LOC137591303 gene encoding gamma-crystallin S-1-like translates to MMGKIIFYEDRNFQGRHYECSSECSDLHSHFNRCNSIRVDTGEWMVYERPNYMGYQYFLRRGDYPDYQRWMGFNDCVRSCRMIPTHQGAHRMMIYERTEFGGQMMELTDDCPSLLERFHFNDVSSCNVMDGHWIFYEHPHYRGRQYLMRPGEYRRFNEWGSMSSRVGSIRRIIM, encoded by the exons ATGATGGGTAAG ATCATCTTCTACGAGGACCGGAACTTCCAGGGCCGCCACTATGAGTGCAGCAGCGAATGCTCCGACCTGCACTCGCACTTCAACCGCTGCAACTCCATCAGGGTGGACACCGGCGAGTGGATGGTCTACGAGAGGCCCAACTACATGGGGTACcagtacttcctgaggaggggGGACTACCCGGACTACCAGCGCTGGATGGGCTTCAACGACTGCGTGAGATCCTGCCGGATGATCCCCACG CACCAAGGCGCCCACAGGATGATGATCTACGAGCGCACAGAGTTCGGGGGGCAGATGATGGAGCTGACGGACGACTGCCCCTCCCTGCTGGAGCGCTTCCATTTCAACGACGTCTCCTCCTGCAACGTGATGGACGGACACTGGATCTTCTACGAGCATCCTCACTACAGGGGGCGCCAGTACCTGATGCGCCCCGGGGAGTACAGGCGCTTCAATGAGTGGGGAAGCATGAGCTCAAGGGTGGGGTCCATCCGGCGAATTATTATGTAA